A section of the Rhodospirillaceae bacterium genome encodes:
- a CDS encoding ABC transporter ATP-binding protein, translating to MSNNKVGLQFSGVSHSYGVVQVLNNVSLSVPVGSITCLLGPSGCGKTTFLRLSAGLETLQSGEIFLDGEKVADANSNIGPEIRGVGLMFQDYVLFPHLSVLENVRFGLESFSVGEQVKKAKVALEQVGMAEFWSYFPHMLSGGEQQRVALARAIVPRPKILLLDEPFSGLDQRLRKSLRSDTLHLLHELGTTTLMVTHDPEEALLMGDRIAIMRTGEVLQEGTGHDLYSRPANAFCATFLGDAIEYRVHAKSGSVDTPFGPVEVKKDVIGSEIRVLVRPEAITFGAENSQLGVNSRFVSGTLTDLKEVGPSRKVILKLHGSGFEIRLLSSWRGFPEVGGEVGMVIDTSMMFVFPAVEG from the coding sequence ATGAGTAACAATAAAGTTGGGTTGCAATTTTCTGGTGTCAGCCATTCATACGGAGTGGTGCAAGTGCTCAATAACGTCAGTTTGTCAGTGCCTGTTGGTTCTATAACATGCCTTTTAGGTCCCTCTGGCTGTGGGAAAACCACTTTTCTCCGTTTATCAGCTGGATTGGAGACCTTGCAGAGCGGTGAAATTTTCTTGGATGGTGAGAAGGTTGCTGATGCAAATAGTAACATAGGACCAGAAATTAGAGGGGTTGGCTTAATGTTTCAGGACTATGTGCTTTTTCCCCATCTTAGCGTACTGGAGAACGTGCGCTTTGGGCTAGAGAGTTTCTCCGTTGGCGAGCAAGTCAAGAAGGCTAAGGTGGCTTTGGAGCAAGTGGGTATGGCAGAGTTTTGGAGCTATTTTCCGCACATGCTTTCTGGTGGAGAGCAGCAGCGAGTTGCTTTGGCACGGGCTATCGTTCCAAGGCCCAAAATCCTCCTTTTGGATGAACCATTTTCAGGGCTCGACCAGCGTCTAAGAAAGTCCTTGCGCAGTGATACTTTGCATCTGCTCCACGAGCTAGGCACAACTACTTTGATGGTTACTCACGATCCCGAGGAAGCACTTTTAATGGGGGACAGAATAGCCATCATGAGGACTGGGGAGGTTTTGCAGGAAGGAACAGGACATGACCTCTACTCGCGTCCAGCCAATGCATTCTGTGCTACTTTTTTGGGTGATGCTATAGAGTACCGGGTTCATGCTAAATCCGGTTCTGTGGATACGCCGTTTGGCCCGGTAGAGGTTAAAAAGGACGTTATTGGAAGTGAGATCAGGGTTTTGGTGCGTCCTGAGGCGATAACTTTTGGGGCAGAAAATAGCCAGTTAGGGGTGAATTCTAGGTTTGTCAGTGGTACCCTGACTGACCTAAAGGAAGTAGGTCCATCTAGGAAGGTAATTTTGAAGCTCCATGGCTCGGGTTTTGAGATCCGGTTATTATCCTCTTGGAGGGGTTTTCCTGAGGTTGGAGGCGAAGTTGGTATGGTAATAGACACTTCGATGATGTTTGTATTTCCGGCCGTGGAAGGGTAA